Proteins encoded in a region of the Magallana gigas chromosome 8, xbMagGiga1.1, whole genome shotgun sequence genome:
- the LOC105339700 gene encoding centrosomal protein of 295 kDa isoform X18: MGSKLVQVDTSMKAKKGRVRLSPNEEARLMKEETEKRRRLRLQQVREQSNLNAARIRQAVKQEKNKQLQKLASTLQNELEKEKDEKIRHLENQYENSLRSIGQGHREASEQVDVDEERYLMQQESNRRADSRYKQALEKQRREQMFQEYEQKYHIIARQTALETEKERAKNIASLPPPPKDPVLELQQPERKPVKMTDIDNFTTTHYHIKEEYAVDKAKSVEQGDARTAAEEEEIRTREMDLDKVRLHNDRLSRARVRHNNALEKELLSHDYNQILHDLSDLQRADRERRQKVVASIPKQVFEPPHRRLEDRDERQKNMEEAFEDMYMADTNYMGDLSLALDPHPPPDTPTATDSLEASVLTDDTPLHHPPVSRVPTILKDTSNVQKTQDDISVQRQPEKVLKKLMDRIKSQRQEWMSKSMQEVPEGAGTMDTKPNQSSPGKSIAPTLSEYSLSEQGSPGIENVEPVKVTQPAKLARQPLKQYSQGQPGQREPVKKQVQIQEPVFGGQNSRSVEEILEQQRQIEPLLDLMAIGTQAAEQKRQLEMKLLELNRRQQQLNTSVGENIFPGNDQEFVTANGVAYQQQQKMGGPSASSGHPQISRPSQPSYTSVSQSVQNGQYLNGAHPSSIGFQPTSKPSMVNGQTSLNGPMWAEPPQSIRSNVSSTSVSHSWVEPPSLSQYTIPSSSSLPSAQIAPPYSYPSAPPVVTVTTASFVQPQQSAGQSAMTRSQAPGMFITPSLPIPSTVSMSMPTQSQIQTEQMRKVKEYQQQLLLKHEQSKRVLAETRAEIERRRQELLQRFPQLEFKSPVDNTHPLNGHSEDVQGANEREPKLLTSKTLSPNRAAMTTLLSQLASNPYYSTRLSEPAEEHQPAETKAEDGSKNKFKKVRKSLPFDADDTLHETPGKPGRSQLYQPSPGSTTANDTTDLNDTTMSSSTERGSPALPGRKSGLSTMSESDLSLLSTAKERNDLFEQRQLELRRQLEAIQRQKEEILQRHQVVQRKLPSQQLSPPKDPYMDSEEDLTENELSDDQSPLADKQSQKLALPPNKKTTILGDHRPHELSTIQEVETSPSSARHSGLAASSRHSLSSTERSSLSRASTENYQQPPQIEAQPDRPIADTGYQTAPLEEVMARASEFTPGVLDRLKQRTNDVFYSQREDDSTDSYQQMNYTPDSLSTGPLEELNASSTMSTTPGSISMATPKSENFLGTQNHGLSTLQNESTDMSLRSSRSWADELLTFHKLQPERASLESNLKSVKESLDSNAGGNAPHKAPVDRSYNVVHMKQDKYSPDFVKVGSDMDLSQYPISETSDKSDHGGLSPAARLESELSQYPISSEVSPSSQDLGRNYRTSPQDRSGEPNQASLASTSESTSSYMDLKMDNSLLGTREFDFIGHSRVPVVADSSQGDSMSQEANSYNISGKVDYASTPNQRSEPLSAKRLSQISQYTTSPEETEIQAGSARFPQSEGQFRALSLQMDDSENQSPVHPPAFTKVSARGGLSRLSEVGESQTSDQSVKSDSNFLSKFPDESSLSQFTVTTTDQSSKDDLSLTQITVNTESPSKTMGSMTQFSFKSSPDVHAKTDSSLSQYSVDSPVAHNISDKSGKNTSSSTSQDEEDESYVAQKFANLDQLIQESRDLITKHKQLITKNKEVSPLSSGGVPSMLTTPEGQAGSAPDSFVRPQEESTGMESSMGLSLDNQQSYGENGSFQQLTMESGITDEPDLTLLSVTSDMTGQDPGDEISGEITHRSDGTSGGDSILSFEQHEQSMRSSPDRDVNDSYFQDLAVPRTNENNNAFRPVPAVQRDAGDENVFRAIPVMVSPTLSLSMKFSSSQDIKFNKPPVSWSTEPEGEGERGSSKPNRNSDQLISKVQEQKADLEKTATEAKQKVQKASGLNRALQPRGGNQGTGKAGNKSAKDTNKGAPMSLGQFLSSRKEGSSLMGKKSDSKPTPLPKPQRPGTGTTNGGTGMSKTLSSWKKSRGVKSTVPPPTKSSDLPSTSSKSFSSQKPVTSNSAEDRMYERNIRAYNPRLFRLQNRIAHQENQLSKSEEDKQKSSTHTEKVKEFQKTPDSFHSLFIIDLQKLAKLQENMMKKQLMKKHQSK, from the exons ATGGGGTCTAAGCTGGTGCAAG TAGATACCAGCATGAAGGCAAAGAAGGGGAGAGTTCGACTGAGCCCCAATGAGGAGGCTCGGTTGATGAAGGAGGAGACGGAAAAAAGACGACGCCTTCGGCTTCAACAG GTGCGAGAGCAGTCCAATCTAAATGCTGCCAGAATTCGACAAGCTGTGAAACAGGAAAAGAACAAGCAGCTCCAAAAGTTGGCCTCCACACTTCAG AATGAACTTGAGAAAgagaaagatgaaaaaataagaCATCTGGAGAACCAGTATGAAAATAGTTTACGGAGTATAGGTCAAGGCCACAGAGAGGCCAGTGAACAG gTGGATGTGGATGAGGAGCGTTACCTTATGCAGCAGGAGTCAAACAGAAGAGCGGATAGTCGATACAAACAGGCTCTGGAAAAACAGCGGCGGGAACAGATGTTCCAGGAGTACGAGCAGAAGTACCACATCATAGCCAG gCAAACAGCTTTAGAAACAGAAAAGGAGAGGGCTAAGAATATCGCCTCCTTGCCTCCCCCTCCAAAAGATCCAGTGCTAGAACTTCAGCAGCCAGAAA GGAAGCCAGTGAAAATGACAGACATTGATAACTTCACTACCACCCACTATCACATCAAAGAAGAGTACGCAGTAGACAAAGCCAAGTCCGTAGAACAG GGTGATGCACGAACAGCTGCAGAAGAGGAGGAAATAAGAACGAGAGAAATGGATCTAGATAAGGTCCGTCTCCATAACGACCGACTATCCCGGGCCAGAGTTAGGCACAACAATGCCCTGGAGAAAGAGCTGTTATCTCAC GATTACAACCAGATTCTGCATGACCTCAGTGACCTTCAGAGAGCAGACAGAGAACGAAGACAAAAGGTCGTGGCCAGTATTCCG AAACAAGTGTTTGAACCTCCCCATCGACGACTGGAAGATCGAGATGAACGTCAGAAAAACATGGAGGAAGCCTTCGAGGATATGTACATGGCTGACACAA ATTACATGGGTGACCTGAGTCTGGCCCTGGATCCCCACCCTCCCCCTGACACTCCCACAGCCACGGATTCGTTGGAGGCCTCTGTGCTGACCGATGACACTCCCCTCCATCACCCCCCAGTGTCCAGGGTCCCCACCATCCTCAAGGACACATCCAACGTACAGAAAACACAGGACGACATCAGTGTACAGAGGCAGCCAG AGAAAGTTCTTAAGAAGCTCATGGACCGAATCAAGAGTCAGAGACAGGAATGGATGTCCAAGTCCATGCAGGAAGTTCCAGAAGGGGCGGGAACCATGGATACAAAGCCCAACCAGTCATCGCCGGGAAAGAGCattg CACCCACTCTTTCTGAATACTCTCTCTCTGAGCAAGGCTCACCTGGCATCGAGAATGTGGAACCAGTCAAGGTCACTCAACCAGCAAAGTTAGCACGACAACCATTGAAGCAGTATTCCCAGGGACAGCCTGGACAGAGAGAGCCAGTTAAAAAG cagGTACAAATCCAGGAGCCTGTGTTTGGTGGACAGAATTCTCGGTCAGTGGAGGAAATCTTGGAACAACAAAGGCAAATTGA ACCACTGTTAGATTTAATGGCCATTGGTACACAGGCAGC GGAACAAAAACGACAGTTAGAAATGAAACTACTGGAGTTAAACAGGAGACAGCAGCAACTTAACACATCAGtgggtgaaaatatttttcctgGAAATGATCAAGAATTCGTGACAGCAAATGGAGTTGCATACCAGCAGCAACAGAAAATGGGTGGACCGTCTGCTAGCAGTGGGCACCCCCAGATTAGTCGTCCCTCACAACCATCGTATACCTCTGTATCTCAGTCAGTTCAAAATGGACAGTATTTGAATGGAGCACACCCATCGTCAATAGGCTTTCAACCAACAAGTAAACCATCCATGGTAAATGGGCAGACATCTCTGAATGGGCCGATGTGGGCAGAACCTCCGCAGTCCATTCGCTCAAATGTCTCCAGTACATCTGTTTCTCACAGCTGGGTGGAGCCACCATCTCTCTCTCAGTACACCATTCCATCAAGTTCATCTTTACCTAGTGCTCAGATAGCCCCACCTTATTCATACCCCTCAGCACCTCCTGTGGTGACTGTTACAACTGCTTCCTTCGTCCAACCGCAACAGAGTGCTGGTCAGTCAGCCATGACCAGGTCACAAGCCCCGGGTATGTTTATCACCCCTTCACTGCCTATTCCTTCAACAGTCTCCATGTCAATGCCAACACAGTCACAGATACAGACAGAGCAAATGAGAAAAGTGAAGGAGTACCAACAACAGCTCTTGCTTAAGCATGAACAGAGCAAGCGAGTCCTTGCAGAAACCAGGGCAGAAATCGAGAGGCGGAGACAAGAATTACTGCAGAGGTTTCCACAGCTCGAGTTCAAGTCACCAGTTGATAACACTCATCCTCTAAATGGTCACAGTGAAGATGTTCAAGGGGCTAATGAAAGGGAACCCAAATTACTTACCTCTAAAACTTTATCCCCAAACAGAGCTGCCATGACTACACTTTTGTCCCAATTAGCCAGTAATCCTTACTATTCAACAAGATTGTCAGAACCTGCTGAAGAGCATCAACCTGCAGAAACCAAAGCAGAAGATGGCAgcaaaaataagtttaaaaaagtgAGAAAGTCCCTTCCATTTGATGCTGATGACACACTCCATGAGACACCTGGAAAACCAGGTAGATCTCAACTTTATCAACCCAGTCCAGGCTCAACAACTGCAAATGACACCACCGACTTGAATGATACCACAATGTCCTCATCAACAGAGAGAGGCAGTCCAGCATTGCCTGGGAGAAAATCTGGATTATCAACCATGTCTGAGTCGGATCTGTCTCTACTAAGCACTGCAAAGGAAAGAAATGACTTGTTTGAACAGAGACAGCTAGAGTTGCGGCGACAGTTGGAGGCCATACAAAGGCAAAAGGAGGAGATCCTACAGCGCCACCAAGTTGTTCAGAGAAAGCTACCATCACAACAATTGTCACCGCCAAAAGATCCATACATGGACTCGGAGG agGATTTAACTGAAAACGAGTTATCAGATGACCAGTCACCACTGGCTGATAAACAAAGTCAAAAGTTGGCACTGCCTCCAAATAAAAAGACTACAATACTTGGAGATCACAGGCCACATGAACTGAGTACCATCCAA GAAGTGGAAACTTCACCATCTAGTGCTAGACATTCTGGGTTGGCAGCATCCAGTCGCCATAGTCTTTCCTCCACAGAGAGGAGTTCCTTGTCTCGTGCGTCCACCGAGAACTATCAGCAGCCCCCTCAGATAGAGGCTCAGCCCGACAGACCAATAGCTGACACAGGGTACCAAACAGCACCCCTGGAGGAGGTGATGGCCCGGGCCTCAGAGTTCACCCCAGGCGTCCTGGACAGGCTGAAGCAGAGAACCAATGATGTGTTTTACAGTCAGAGGGAGGATGACTCGACAGATTCATATCAACAGATGAACTACACACCGGATTCTTTATCCACTG GTCCTCTAGAAGAATTGAATGCTTCTTCTACAATGTCCACCACTCCTGGTTCCATCTCCATGGCAACACCTAAATCAGAGAACTTCCTTGGAACACAGAATCATGGTCTATCAACCTTGCAGAATGAGAGCACTGATATGTCTCTTCGCAGTTCAAGATCTTGGGCTGACGAACTCTTGACATTCCACAAACTTCAACCTGAAAGAGCCTCACTggaatcaaatttaaaatctgtGAAAGAGTCGTTGGACAGTAATGCTGGGGGGAATGCACCTCACAAGGCCCCAGTGGATAGGAGTTATAATGTAGTTCACATGAAACAGGATAAATATTCTCCGGATTTCGTCAAAGTTGGTTCTGACATGGATCTGTCTCAGTACCCTATTTCGGAGACCAGTGATAAATCTGACCATGGTGGTTTGTCCCCTGCAGCGAGACTTGAGTCAGAATTATCCCAGTATCCAATCTCCTCTGAGGTGTCTCCAAGTAGTCAGGACCTTGGAAGAAACTACAGAACTTCTCCCCAGGACAGGAGTGGAGAACCGAATCAAGCAAGTCTGGCTTCCACATCTGAGAGCACCAGCAGTTATATGGATCTGAAGATGGACAACAGTCTCTTGGGGACCAGGGAATTTGACTTCATTGGACACAGTAGAGTTCCAGTTGTAGCTGACAGCAGTCAAGGGGATTCCATGTCACAAGAAGCCAACTCCTACAACATCAGTGGTAAAGTGGATTATGCGAGTACACCAAACCAGAGGTCTGAGCCTCTCTCTGCAAAGAGGCTTTCCCAAATCTCTCAATACACAACCTCTCCAGAAGAAACAGAGATTCAGGCAGGATCGGCCAGGTTTCCTCAGTCAGAGGGACAATTCCGAGCTCTTTCTCTCCAAATGGATGATTCGGAAAACCAGTCCCCTGTCCATCCCCCAGCTTTCACCAAAGTGTCTGCTCGTGGGGGTCTCTCTCGTCTGTCGGAGGTAGGAGAAAGCCAAACCTCAGACCAGAGTGTCAAATCTGACTCTAACTTTCTCTCCAAGTTTCCAGACGAATCCTCTCTCAGTCAGTTTACAGTGACTACCACAGACCAGTCCTCAAAGGACGACCTCTCCTTGACCCAGATAACGGTGAATACAGAATCTCCATCCAAAACAATGGGGTCAATGACCCAGTTTTCTTTTAAGTCAAGTCCTGATGTCCATGCTAAGACTGATTCCTCTTTGAGTCAGTACAGTGTGGATAGTCCTGTGGCCCATAACATTTCTGATAAATCAGGCAAAAACACCTCATCATCAACCAGCCAAGATGAGGAGGATGAAAGTTACGTTGCTCAAAAGTTTGCTAATTTAGACCAGCTGATACAGGAATCAAGAGACCTGATAACAAAGCATAAACAGCTTATTACAAAGAATAAGGAGGTGAGTCCTCTCAGTTCTGGGGGAGTCCCTAGTATGCTGACCACCCCAGAGGGTCAGGCTGGGTCGGCTCCAGACAGCTTTGTCAGACCGCAGGAGGAATCCACGGGAATGGAGAGCTCTATGGGGCTTAGTTTGGACAATCAGCAAAGCTATGGAGAGAATGGCAGTTTTCAACAG TTGACCATGGAAAGTGGTATCACTGATGAACCTGACCTGACCTTGCTGTCGGTGACCTCCGACATGACCGGTCAGGACCCTGGGGATGAAATCTCAGGGGAGATAACCCACCGATCGGACGGGACCAGCGGGGGAGACTCCATCTTGTCTTTCGAACAACATGAGCAGAGCATGAGAAGCTCACCAGACAGAGATGTTAATGACAGTTATTTCCAAGATCTAGCAG TACCCCGCACCAATGAGAACAACAACGCATTCCGGCCTGTCCCTGCTGTACAGAGGGATGCTGGGGATGAGAATGTTTTCCGTGCCATCCCAGTAATGGTGAGTCCCACCCTCTCCCTCTCTATGAAGTTCAGCAGCTCTCAAGACATAAAGTTCAACAAACCTCCCGTCTCTTGGTCTACAGAGCCCGAGGGGGAGGGGGAGAGAGGGTCATCAAAACCAAACCGGAATTCAGACCAACTCATTTCCAAGGTCCAGGAGCAGAAGGCAGATTTGGAGAAGACTGCTACTGAGGCTAAGCAGAAGGTACAGAAGGCCTCGGGCCTTAACCGGGCCCTGCAGCCCCGCGGCGGAAATCAGGGGACAGGGAAAGCAGGGAACAAATCGGCCAAAGACACCAACAAGGGAGCCCCCATGAGTTTAGGTCAGTTTTTGAGTTCTAGGAAGGAGGGTTCATCTTTGATGGGGAAGAAATCTGACAGCAAGCCTACTCCTCTGCCAAAGCCTCAGAGACCGGGGACAGGTACAACGAATGGTGGCACAGGCATGTCCAAGACTCTGTCTTCCTGGAAGAAAAGCAGAGGAGTCAAATCTACAG TTCCCCCACCCACCAAGTCCAGCGACCTGCCCTCAACGTCCTCTAAATCCTTCTCCTCCCAAAAACCGGTCACCTCCAACAGTGCAGAGGACAGGATGTATGAGCGCAACATCAG GGCATACAATCCTCGATTGTTTAGGTTACAAAATAGAATTGCCCACCAAGAGAACCAGTTGTCAAAATCAGAGGAAGACAAACAGAAATCCTCTACTCACACAGAAAAAGTCAAGGAGTTCCAAAAG ACTCCTGATAGTTTCCACTCTCTCTTCATTATCGATCTTCAAAAACTAGCA aaaCTACAAGAAAACATGATGAAAAAGCAACTGATGAAGAAGCACCAATCTAAATAA